TAAACTAACTGGAAACCATTTATgaaaaaagaaaatcactcggcctattaggcaagtcgggctttgcatagtaggccgagaagtgagttctggctacttggtacgacatattatatatatatatatatatatataactttttagacactcaacccaccaggagactcgaacactggccaacaaggtggcagttgcatgctgtatccactacgctatacttcaaagccataagagaggtaggaattctggggtatttaaccaaccagaatcccaatcctctcccaggcgatgagatagtgtgggacctcggatgctctttcatcggttcctgttatatggttggttaaataccctggtTAAATCCCAGAATCTgggattctggttggttaaataccccagaattcctacctctcttatggctttgaagtatagcgtagtggatacagcatgcaactgccaccttgttggccagtgttcgagtctcctggtgggttgagtgtctaaaaagttataaacttcagctactggtatagggtagtctgtgcattaagcatttggcactgagttttcccatataacaggaaccgatgaaagagcatccgaggtcccacactatctcatcgcctgggagaggattgggattctggttggttaaataccccagaattcctacctctcttatggctttgaagtatagcgtagtggatacagcatgcaactgccaccttgttggccagtgttcgagtctcctggtgggttgagtgtctaaaaagttataaacttcagctactggtatattatatatatatatatatatatatatatatatatatatatatatatatatatatatatatatatatatatatatatatatatgtcgtacctagtagccagaacgtactttttggcctactatgcaaggccaaatttgcctaataagccaagttttcctgaattaatatattttctctaatttttttcttaagaaatgataaagctacccatttcattatgtatgaggtcaatttttttttattggagttaaaattaacgtagatatatgaccgaacctaaccaaccctacctaacctaacctaacctatctctataggttaggttaggttaggtagccgaaaaagttaggttaggttaggttaggtaggttaggtagtcgaaaaacaattaattcatgaaaacttggcttattaggcaaatttggccttgcatagtaggctgagaagtgggttctggctattaggtacgacatatatatatatatatatatatataaaccaacttttagacacacacacccaccagggactcgaaccctcgccagcacagttGCTTCAACAACAACTGGCATGGCAggtacccactacaccacactcagaGCCTTAAAAGGGACGGAAATTTCGGGGTATTTCAAGCCccaaacctccgtcccccaagACCACTAGAGTAGGTGAGAGGTCACTGACGTTTTCCAGCAAgaacctgttaatatgggagaacacggtgtCCATGCTTTATACCTAACTTGCCAGAACACGCAAGTTTGAAATTAAACCAacttttagacacacacactcaccagggacTCGTATCGAGTccctggtttgtgtgtgtgtggacattaACAGGAcactgtgttctcccatattaacaggtcaGCCGGTTCCTCCAGGCGGTTCTGGACCTAATCTGTTGTCAGTGTTCCCTTTACTCACTACATGTCCCTCGAGCATTCTGAGTAAATCTGATCAAGATCCTCTTACCTACATGTCGAAGGTAATTGCATTTTGATTTCCCCCTCTTGGCTGAACACATTTGTTAACCTCTTGTCTAATGCCACGCATATTTCCTGGTCATTTGACACTAAATACACTACTCTCCAATTCTCTTTATTTGCTTTATCATTTATATTCATTTTCCTTTTGATGTAACTGATATTCTACGATTCAGTTAACGAGATGTTTCTCTGCCTCTGTGAGGGGCGAGCCTAGTTCATTCGACAATGTCATTCTTGGTTAATGTATGAATTATTTGCTATGTGGAAGAATTTAGGGATTTATTTTAAAGGTGAGAGAAGGTAGCCACAATGCAGCCTCCTCTCCTCCTGGCCCCCAAAACAAAAAAATCAAACATTTTAATTTTGTAGAAAGAGACAGAGGAACAAcgcagagacacacagacagagacagagataaagacagagacagaaataAAGAGCAGATACGTGATAAGTAAATGGAGAGCTGCATGGATACATAAATAAGGGATAGATGGAGAAATAGATGGGTACATGGATAAGTGGATAGATTAATGCATAGATAAATAGGAAGATAGagatataaatacataaatacatctGGGAGAGAGACCCGAGCAACGCCGGATACCCCCGCAATAACTCACAAACGAATGGATTATGGATTACTGTCAAATGGATTACTGTCAGATGGATTACTGTCAGATGGGTTACTGTCAGATGGGTTACTGGCAGATGGATTACTGTCAGATGGGTTACTGTCAGATGGGTTACTGTCAGATGGGTTACTGTCAGATGGATTACTGTCAGATGGATTACTGTCAGATGGATTACTGTCAGATGGATTACTGTCAGATGGATTACTGGCAGATGGATTACTGTCGGATGGGTTACTGTCAGATGGATTACTGTCAGATGGATTACTGGCAGATGGATTACTGTCGGATGGGTTACTGTCAGATGGATTACTGTCAGATGGATTACTGGCAGATGGATTACTGTCAGATGGGTTACTGTCAGATGGGTTACTGTCAGATGGGTTACTGTCAGATGGACTACTGTCAGATGGGTTACTGTCAGATGGATTACTGTCAGATGGGTTACTGTCAGATGGATTACTGTCAGATGGGTTACTGTCAGATGGAATACTGACAGGTGTATTACTGACAGCCATTTTGAGTCCAATAGAAGTCAGATCTATGGTCCCAGAATCTGTTCATGTGaaaatatctatatctataacaTCATTGTGGATATCTGTAACATCATTGTGGCTATATTTAACATCATTGTGGATATCAATAACATCACTGTAGATATCTATAACATCATTGTAGCTATCTATAACATCCTTTTGGATATCTATAACATCATTGTGGATATCTACCGGTACCcgtacagggagccggtcggccgagcgagggagccggtcggctgagcggacagcacgctgaacttatGATCCtggggtcctgggttcgatcccaggcgccgccgagaaacaatgggcagagtttctttcaccctatgcccctgttacctagcagtaaaatacgtatctgggtgttagtcagctgtcacgggttgcttcctgggggtggaggcctggtcgaggaccgggccgcgggacactaaagccccgaaatcatctcaagataacctcaagataaccaataaCATTATGGTGAATATCTATACCAACATTGTGAATATCTATAACATAATTGTGGATATCTATAACATAATTGTGGATATCTATAACATcatacactgtggagaaatgccagacagaccactggaacattatctaacacagtgcacagttacaaactcattaagatttcaacttagattcaacagagcagaagttgttaaacacatatggcaaaatcttactgaagcgaccatacgagtaataaatactcatactccgccaaagtaaaacagaaacaagcaacacttagtgggccagctagaggcttagagcccgcgcaggaagatccctgaaaaaaaaaatatatatatatatatcatcatttTCGATATCTATAACATCATTGTGGATATCATTAACATCATTATTTATCCCATCAACAGTCATGAGGGATGTGGTTTAGTGGGTAAGGATAATCAGCGCCACCAAGCATGACAGACAGGTAATCAACTCAACAACAGCTTAATTGGAGCCAAACTGGCGTGACAGACTGTAATTAAAAATATGGCTGTGGGTTAATAAGGAATATTTCCTAATTAGTTAGTAAATAACTAAACGTAGAACTCATTAGTTGTCTTTCAAAGCACTGATTGTTGATATGTGAGTTTTcatatacaaaaatatattagTAAAATAGGTTTGAAATTATGTAAGAAATTTGCTTCCCTGAAAATGGGTGTTTTAATATTGATTAACACTTGTCAGATTCCAccacaccacagaggttaacacagaggtctgaggctccacaacaccacagaggttaacacagaggtctgaggctccacaacaccacagaggttaacacagaggtctgaggctccacaacaccacagaggttaacacagaggtctgaggctccacaacaccacagaggttaacacagaggtctgaggctccacaacaccacaggggttaacacagaggtctgaggctccacaacaccacaggggttaacacagaggtctgaggctccacaacaccacaggggttaacacagaggtctgaggctccacaacaccacagaggttaacacagaggactgaggctccacaacaccacagaggttaacacagaggtctgaggctccacaacaccacagaggttaacacagaggtctgaggctccacaacaccacaggggttaacacagaggtctgaggctccacaacaccacagaggttaacacagaggtctgaggctccacaacaccacagaggttaacacagaggtctgaggctccacaacaccacaggggttaacacagaggtctgaggctccacaacaccacaggggttaacacagaggtctgaggctccacaacaccacagaggttaacacagaggtctgaggctccacaacaccacagaggttaacacagaggtctgaggctccacaacaccacagaggttaacacagaggtctgaggctccacaacaccacagaggttaacacagaggtctgaggctccacaacaccacagaggtt
Above is a window of Procambarus clarkii isolate CNS0578487 chromosome 3, FALCON_Pclarkii_2.0, whole genome shotgun sequence DNA encoding:
- the LOC123760932 gene encoding variant surface antigen E-like — its product is MAVSNTPVSIPSDSNPSDSNPSDSNPSDSNPSDSNPSDSSPSDSNPSDSNPSDSNPSDSNPSASNPSDSNPSDSNPSDSNPSASNPSDSNPSDSNPSDSNPSASNPSDSNPSDSNPSDSNPSDSNPSDSNPSDSNPSDSNPSDSNPSASNPSDSNPSDSNPSDSNPFDSNP